The following proteins come from a genomic window of Acidimicrobiales bacterium:
- a CDS encoding response regulator transcription factor, whose translation MATVLVAEDEPAIADAVVQRLRSEGFEARSVGDGLRAVELCRQLRPDLVVLDLMLPSLDGLEVCRRIQADRRVPVVMLTARDEETDLVVGLSVGADDYVTKPFSPRVLVARIRAVLRRVADAAEGTLLRHGDLELNHASRRVQRAGAEVHLTPIEFDLLAHLLARPSVVFSRDKLLFDVWGYADGAGPRTVDSHVRSLRRKLGDGIVRTVHGVGYSLGSVDR comes from the coding sequence GTGGCAACAGTGCTGGTGGCGGAGGACGAGCCGGCGATCGCCGACGCGGTGGTGCAGCGGCTCCGGAGCGAGGGCTTCGAGGCGCGGTCGGTCGGCGACGGGCTGCGGGCCGTCGAGCTGTGCCGCCAGCTGCGCCCCGACCTGGTCGTCCTCGACCTGATGCTCCCCAGCCTCGACGGCCTCGAGGTGTGCCGCCGCATCCAGGCCGACCGCCGGGTGCCGGTCGTGATGCTGACCGCCCGTGACGAGGAGACCGACCTGGTGGTGGGCCTCTCGGTCGGCGCCGACGACTACGTCACCAAGCCCTTCAGCCCCCGGGTGCTGGTGGCCCGCATCCGGGCGGTGCTGCGCCGGGTGGCCGACGCCGCCGAGGGCACCCTCCTGCGCCACGGCGACCTGGAGCTCAACCACGCCAGCCGCCGGGTGCAGCGGGCCGGCGCCGAGGTTCACCTGACGCCGATCGAGTTCGACCTGCTGGCCCACCTGCTGGCCCGCCCCAGCGTGGTGTTCTCCCGGGACAAGCTGCTGTTCGACGTGTGGGGCTACGCCGACGGCGCCGGCCCTCGCACGGTCGACTCGCACGTGCGGTCGCTGCGCCGCAAGCTCGGCGACGGGATCGTGCGCACCGTCCACGGCGTGGGCTACTCGCTGGGCTCCGTCGACCGGTGA
- a CDS encoding ATP-binding protein, producing the protein MTRWNRARQAWADFRPLDRIGSIKLKLGLTIALGVFVSSAVSVVGLRWHWPVWVRLSISMVIALALVQVLTRGMTSPLREMAAAARNMAEGNWRGRVTDTSADEVGELARAFNAMAAELAVVDRMRKDLIANVSHELRTPISALQARLENMVDGVEAPDEDLLRSMLDQTERLGRLVAQLLDLSRLESGAVPLRRELLEVAPLLDAVAAEARLQAPGRAIETTVHPADLWVLADPDRVHQVLANLTDNALRHGPADRPVRLAAASADRHVVLTVSDEGPGIPDAEAERVFERFYRADSVRPGSSGGAGLGLSIARWIVDLHGGDIRARANAPSGCSVVCRLPRH; encoded by the coding sequence GTGACCCGGTGGAACCGGGCCCGCCAGGCCTGGGCCGACTTCCGCCCACTCGACCGCATCGGGTCGATCAAGCTCAAGCTGGGCCTCACCATCGCGCTGGGCGTGTTCGTGAGCAGCGCGGTGTCGGTGGTCGGCCTGCGCTGGCACTGGCCGGTGTGGGTGCGCCTGTCGATCTCGATGGTGATCGCCCTCGCCCTGGTCCAGGTGCTGACCCGGGGCATGACGTCGCCGCTGCGGGAGATGGCGGCCGCCGCCCGCAACATGGCCGAGGGCAACTGGCGCGGCCGGGTCACCGACACGTCGGCCGACGAGGTGGGCGAGCTGGCCCGGGCCTTCAACGCCATGGCCGCCGAGCTGGCCGTGGTCGACCGCATGCGCAAGGACCTGATCGCCAACGTCTCCCACGAGCTGCGCACCCCGATCTCGGCGCTGCAGGCCCGGCTGGAGAACATGGTCGACGGCGTCGAGGCCCCGGACGAGGACCTGCTGCGGTCGATGCTCGACCAGACCGAGCGGCTGGGTCGCCTGGTGGCGCAGCTGCTGGACCTGTCGCGCCTGGAGTCCGGGGCGGTGCCGTTGCGGCGGGAGCTGCTGGAGGTGGCGCCGCTGCTCGACGCCGTGGCCGCCGAGGCCCGCCTGCAGGCGCCGGGCCGGGCGATCGAGACCACCGTCCATCCGGCGGACCTGTGGGTGCTGGCCGACCCCGACCGGGTCCACCAGGTGCTGGCCAACCTCACCGACAACGCCCTGCGCCACGGCCCCGCCGACCGTCCGGTGCGCCTGGCGGCCGCGTCCGCCGACCGCCACGTGGTGCTGACCGTGAGCGACGAGGGGCCGGGCATCCCCGACGCCGAGGCCGAGCGGGTGTTCGAGCGGTTCTACCGGGCCGACTCGGTGCGCCCCGGGTCGTCGGGCGGCGCGGGGCTGGGGCTGTCGATCGCCCGCTGGATCGTCGACCTGCACGGCGGCGACATCCGCGCCCGCGCCAACGCCCCGTCGGGCTGCAGCGTGGTCTGCCGCCTCCCCCGCCACTGA